From one Planococcus citri chromosome 3, ihPlaCitr1.1, whole genome shotgun sequence genomic stretch:
- the LOC135841161 gene encoding uncharacterized protein LOC135841161 yields MAIAFRLPSDECTLDHYRRIQQLLMDLIDLLRTLITTETPVTAPSPSPNPAPVPASGSQFGFPTPPSSVPNSPSPFSPSATSATSAFPLPDVVSSSATIEELRNFLISRSFASSATGPVVAAPVQVANVPVPQSIETEPQVIPEEEMVVNQSGGSVLAKLRKRKRARVSRKKKGCPECCQNEPTLALPSSSPALLNQATQATSSCYDNRTNALPTTKTTQNECSCNDVSMSGTEDTCVSNAKAAPNHRQHHHHHHHRQHHQITRNYVPNASDSEFYMDPAYCRRIAAAAADEATGGDCKSSYSWVEVAEELRRMSDTNKKDGKLSKDMSESKGLNGLISQCGRTVFAAALLVLGWKLLKQN; encoded by the exons atggcTATCGCGTTCAGATTGCCTTCGGACGAGTGTACCCTTGATCATTATAGAAGAATCCAGCAGCTTTTGATGGATTTAATCGACTTGCTCAGAACGTTAATTACGACCGAAACTCCAGTAACGGCTCCATCTCCGA GTCCAAATCCAGCACCAGTACCGGCTTCAGGCTCACAGTTTGGCTTCCCAACGCCACCGAGCAGTGTGCCAAATTCACCTTCGCCATTCTCACCCAGCGCTACGTCAGCTACATCGGCTTTCCCACTGCCCGATGTAGTCTCCAGTTCGGCCACAATCGAAGAACTACGTAATTTTTTGATCTCGAGGAGCTTCGCCTCCTCAGCCACCGGTCCAGTAGTCGCTGCTCCAGTCCAAGTAGCCAACGTACCTGTACCTCAGTCAATTGAAACCGAACCACAAGTGATACCAGAAGAAGAGATGGTAGTTAACCAAAGTGGAGGATCAGTTTTAGCGAAATTACGTAAACGAAAACGTGCCAGGGTATCTCGTAAAAAGAAAGGCTGCCCGGAATGCTGTCAAAACGAACCAACTTTAGCGTTGCCATCGTCGTCGCCTGCACTTCTCAATCAAGCTACCCAAGCCACATCTAGTTGTTACGATAATAGAACCAATGCACTTCCTACGACGAAAACCACCCAAAACGAGTGTTCCTGTAACGACGTATCCATGTCCGGCACCGAAGATACCTGCGTCAGCAATGCCAAAGCTGCGCCTAACCATAGACAACACCATCACCACCATCATCATCGTCAGCATCACCAAATCACACGGAATTACGTTCCTAACGCTTCAGATAGTGAATTTTACATGGATCCGGCGTACTGTAGACGTATTGCTGCTGCGGCTGCCGATGAGGCCACTGGTGGCGATTGCAAGTCTAGTTATTCGTGGGTGGAAGTGGCTGAAGAATTGAGAAGAATGTCTGATACGAATAAGAAG GATGGAAAATTGTCGAAAGACATGAGTGAAAGTAAAGGTCTGAACGGTTTGATATCTCAATGCGGTCGAACAGTTTTCGCAGCGGCTCTATTGGTTCTCGGttggaaattattgaaacaAAACTAA